From the Petrotoga mexicana DSM 14811 genome, one window contains:
- a CDS encoding sugar ABC transporter substrate-binding protein, protein MRKALVVLSVVMLMVSLNFGATTITVWGMGEAKGLKQVTELFMEEYPEYEVDFQAIPWSNAYEKILTSIAGRQVPDVAQMGTTWMAPFGSMGAFEDLAPYIENSEVVKPENFFEGAWESGIVIGKQFGIPWHVDVRAMFYRTDLLTQVGYDHAPQTWDELYDAVKKLHENGSRYGISLYQPQDNYQIFFPFVWQNGGDIFDSEGNVIVDQPEFVEALEYYTKFFTEGLTPISGSGNIFQDFASGDTPIYFSGPWMINMTREQTPQIDGKWDVALMPEKKSKTSFMGGSNLVIFRDSKNKEVAWKFIEFASRPENQLLAYQITNELPAVRQAWKDPLLQADPMIATFGEQLNDAKAPVNVPEFHEIAAAIDNMVQQTIYARKTPEQAAQDLKKEIEKILK, encoded by the coding sequence ATGAGAAAGGCATTGGTTGTTTTGAGTGTTGTGATGTTGATGGTTTCGTTAAACTTCGGTGCAACAACGATCACCGTATGGGGTATGGGTGAGGCAAAAGGTTTGAAGCAAGTGACTGAACTTTTCATGGAAGAATACCCGGAATATGAGGTTGATTTCCAAGCCATCCCCTGGTCAAATGCCTACGAAAAAATTTTAACGTCAATCGCAGGTAGACAAGTCCCGGATGTCGCCCAGATGGGAACAACTTGGATGGCTCCGTTTGGAAGTATGGGGGCGTTTGAAGATTTAGCTCCATATATTGAAAATTCTGAAGTTGTAAAACCAGAAAATTTTTTCGAAGGCGCCTGGGAATCAGGGATAGTTATCGGAAAACAGTTTGGTATTCCTTGGCATGTGGATGTTAGAGCGATGTTCTATAGAACAGATTTATTAACACAAGTAGGTTACGATCATGCTCCTCAAACTTGGGATGAGTTATACGATGCAGTGAAAAAATTACATGAAAATGGTAGTAGATATGGCATATCACTTTATCAACCTCAGGATAACTACCAAATTTTCTTTCCATTTGTTTGGCAAAATGGTGGAGACATTTTTGATAGTGAAGGAAATGTGATAGTAGATCAACCTGAATTCGTTGAAGCCTTGGAATACTATACAAAATTTTTCACAGAAGGTTTGACCCCAATTTCTGGAAGTGGTAACATATTCCAAGATTTTGCTTCAGGTGATACACCAATCTATTTTTCAGGTCCATGGATGATTAATATGACTAGAGAGCAAACTCCACAAATAGATGGGAAATGGGATGTAGCATTAATGCCTGAGAAAAAAAGTAAAACTTCTTTTATGGGAGGTAGTAATTTAGTCATTTTCAGAGATTCCAAAAATAAAGAAGTCGCTTGGAAGTTTATTGAATTTGCATCAAGACCTGAAAACCAACTGTTGGCCTATCAAATTACAAATGAACTACCTGCAGTCCGTCAAGCATGGAAAGATCCTTTATTGCAAGCAGATCCGATGATAGCAACATTTGGTGAACAGTTGAATGATGCAAAAGCTCCTGTAAACGTACCGGAATTCCATGAGATTGCAGCAGCGATTGATAACATGGTTCAACAAACAATTTATGCTAGAAAAACACCAGAACAAGCGGCTCAGGATTTGAAAAAAGAAATTGAAAAGATACTGAAATAA
- a CDS encoding carbohydrate ABC transporter permease, which produces MKTPLRAIISFIGPSIILLMIFMLIPIVVSLIISFTDFDVYAIYDWGKASFIGFENYVNLMHDPLFWRALLNTLYALVVAMPLTVVLSLSFAALINREATHFKNFFKVSFYLPSITNTVAIAIVWAWMFNPDYGLINWFLGFFGIQGPNWLGDPLWAMPSVIMLVVWKAVGYNVILFTAGLQNIPDYLYEAAELDGASRFQQFLHVTIPSLRPTIFFVTVMTVIGYLQLFEEPYMLTAGGPLNATLSIVLYLYRQGFEFFKLGYASSIAFVLFLMIFALTFIQMRARRLEV; this is translated from the coding sequence TTGAAGACCCCATTAAGAGCGATTATTAGTTTCATAGGACCTTCAATAATATTATTGATGATTTTCATGTTAATACCTATAGTAGTTTCGTTGATAATAAGCTTCACTGATTTCGATGTTTATGCCATATATGATTGGGGAAAAGCGAGTTTTATAGGCTTTGAAAATTATGTAAACTTAATGCATGATCCCCTTTTTTGGAGGGCATTATTAAATACATTATACGCATTAGTTGTTGCGATGCCTTTAACGGTAGTTTTATCTTTAAGTTTTGCTGCCCTTATAAACAGGGAAGCCACGCATTTTAAAAATTTTTTTAAAGTAAGTTTTTATCTACCTTCCATCACAAACACAGTCGCAATCGCCATCGTATGGGCTTGGATGTTTAATCCCGATTACGGATTAATAAATTGGTTTTTAGGTTTTTTTGGAATACAAGGACCCAATTGGTTAGGAGATCCCCTTTGGGCAATGCCATCGGTAATAATGCTTGTAGTTTGGAAAGCAGTTGGTTACAACGTTATTCTCTTCACAGCTGGCTTACAAAATATACCAGACTATCTATATGAAGCTGCCGAGTTGGATGGTGCTTCAAGATTTCAGCAATTTTTACATGTTACCATTCCATCGTTGAGGCCAACAATATTTTTCGTTACAGTTATGACTGTAATAGGTTATTTGCAATTATTTGAAGAACCATACATGTTAACGGCAGGCGGACCTTTGAATGCTACTTTATCTATAGTTCTTTATCTATATAGACAGGGCTTTGAGTTCTTCAAATTAGGATATGCTTCTTCGATTGCCTTTGTGCTATTTTTAATGATATTTGCCTTAACCTTTATACAAATGAGAGCAAGAAGATTAGAAGTATAA
- a CDS encoding carbohydrate ABC transporter permease: MRSRKVSPIEQVAVHGLLIIWLLISVIPFVWMVSTSFKGPGEIYIFPPRWIPKNPTLNNYIDLFQEMNFGRPFLNSVIVSLSTTFLSVLVATMAGYGFAKFRFKNKNLLFLFILGTIMVPGHITMIPVFLLLSQLNLLNTYLGLILPAIANAFNIFFMRQYIMGIPDELIEAAKMDGAHEGWIFFRIILPLARPAMAAITIFTFTGAWNSFLWPLILATDESMYTLPVAVSVLQGQYGENIAMQMAGSVIVILPLIIVFLLTQRYFIKGITFTGMKV; this comes from the coding sequence ATGAGATCGAGAAAAGTTTCTCCCATAGAGCAAGTAGCGGTACATGGATTGTTGATTATTTGGTTGTTAATTTCAGTTATACCTTTTGTATGGATGGTTTCAACTTCTTTTAAAGGTCCCGGAGAAATTTATATATTTCCTCCAAGATGGATCCCTAAAAACCCTACTTTGAATAATTATATAGATTTATTTCAAGAAATGAATTTTGGAAGGCCATTTTTGAATTCGGTTATCGTGTCTCTTTCTACAACATTTCTATCAGTTTTAGTAGCCACTATGGCAGGTTATGGATTCGCTAAATTTCGTTTTAAAAATAAAAATTTATTGTTTTTGTTCATCTTAGGGACGATAATGGTGCCTGGGCATATAACAATGATTCCAGTATTTTTATTGTTGTCACAGTTGAATCTATTGAACACCTATTTGGGGTTAATATTACCAGCTATAGCAAATGCCTTCAACATATTTTTCATGAGACAATACATTATGGGTATACCTGATGAACTAATAGAAGCAGCAAAAATGGATGGGGCACATGAAGGATGGATATTTTTTAGAATAATTTTGCCTTTGGCAAGACCTGCAATGGCGGCAATAACTATTTTCACTTTTACAGGTGCTTGGAACAGCTTTTTATGGCCATTAATTCTAGCGACTGATGAAAGTATGTATACACTTCCGGTCGCTGTATCTGTTTTACAAGGGCAGTATGGTGAAAATATTGCAATGCAGATGGCAGGTTCGGTTATCGTAATTTTACCTCTTATAATCGTATTTTTACTCACTCAACGTTATTTCATAAAAGGAATCACATTTACAGGAATGAAAGTCTAA
- the wrbA gene encoding NAD(P)H:quinone oxidoreductase: MAKVNVIFYSMYGHIYQMAKAEAEGAKEVEGTNVEIYRVPETVPEDILIQSGAKKAQEQFSHIPIANMDSLVEADAIIFGTPTRFGMMAAQMRQFLDTTGPLWAKGSLVGKIGSVFTSTSTQHGGHESTILNFHTTLLHHGMIIVGIPFTEPDLSDVSNIHGGSPYGASAIITQSDENRPNEIELNIAKSQGRRVAEIAKKLFG, encoded by the coding sequence ATGGCAAAAGTCAACGTTATATTCTACAGTATGTATGGCCATATCTATCAAATGGCTAAAGCCGAAGCGGAAGGCGCAAAAGAAGTAGAAGGAACGAATGTTGAGATCTACCGAGTCCCTGAAACCGTTCCTGAAGATATTCTAATCCAATCTGGAGCTAAAAAGGCACAAGAACAATTTTCACATATTCCAATAGCAAATATGGATTCTCTAGTTGAAGCTGATGCGATAATTTTTGGTACTCCCACCAGATTTGGCATGATGGCGGCGCAAATGAGGCAATTCCTTGATACAACAGGTCCACTTTGGGCAAAGGGAAGTTTGGTTGGAAAAATAGGTAGTGTCTTTACTTCTACTAGTACTCAACATGGGGGTCATGAATCTACTATTTTAAATTTTCATACAACGTTATTGCACCATGGAATGATTATTGTTGGAATTCCCTTTACTGAGCCAGATCTGAGCGATGTATCGAATATTCATGGGGGTTCACCGTATGGCGCCTCGGCAATTATCACCCAGAGCGATGAAAATAGACCTAATGAAATAGAACTTAATATTGCCAAAAGTCAGGGAAGAAGAGTAGCTGAAATAGCAAAAAAGCTTTTTGGTTGA
- a CDS encoding winged helix-turn-helix transcriptional regulator, with amino-acid sequence MKRLEVIFPMLNIQNYTFFNPSPNFREMMILKLISQENDISQETMAKKVGVVPSMINKYLKDFEENGNIIKSGENKRNMSYELTEAGKKRLQFLTLSFVDEVSELYTETKDSFKKVFQTLKKDNLKDILLYGAGVVGGIVLKVLKDENINIIGFLDDSPSKQGDKLQGIDIYPPEKAKELTYDALIIASFRKSEKILEKATERNLEKLYVFKIDEEGNISLEGDMK; translated from the coding sequence ATGAAAAGATTAGAGGTGATCTTCCCAATGCTAAATATTCAAAATTACACTTTTTTCAACCCTTCTCCAAACTTTCGAGAAATGATGATCTTAAAGTTAATTTCTCAAGAAAACGATATTTCTCAAGAGACAATGGCAAAAAAAGTAGGGGTTGTCCCATCGATGATAAACAAGTATTTAAAGGATTTTGAAGAGAATGGAAATATTATAAAAAGCGGTGAAAACAAACGTAATATGAGTTATGAGCTCACAGAGGCGGGAAAAAAGAGGTTGCAATTTTTAACCCTCAGTTTCGTTGATGAGGTTTCTGAGCTGTACACAGAAACCAAAGACTCCTTCAAAAAAGTTTTTCAAACTCTTAAAAAAGATAATTTAAAGGATATTCTTTTATATGGTGCAGGGGTTGTTGGAGGGATTGTACTAAAGGTTTTGAAGGATGAAAATATTAATATAATTGGATTTTTGGATGATTCTCCTTCAAAGCAAGGAGATAAGCTCCAAGGAATAGATATTTACCCGCCGGAAAAAGCCAAAGAGTTAACCTATGATGCCCTCATAATAGCTTCGTTTAGGAAGTCAGAGAAAATATTGGAAAAGGCAACGGAAAGAAATTTGGAAAAATTGTACGTTTTTAAGATAGATGAGGAAGGCAATATTTCTTTGGAGGGGGATATGAAATGA
- a CDS encoding DegT/DnrJ/EryC1/StrS family aminotransferase has translation MKDKMEVPLFDLTRQYEKLRKDVLKKLDAVFTSGNVVMGSNVKALEEEIAKYINVKYAIGVANGSDALRISVQALGIKEGDYVITTPYTFFATASAIVLNGATPIFVDIEDKYYNLDLDKVEDLLENHPEKEKIKAIIPVHLFGKTVDLERLEKIRENYNVKIIEDAAQSIGSVWQYKNGERKFSGSIGDLGIFSFFPTKNLGGYGDGGMVVTNDADLADKVRKLRVHGAAKKYYHDEVGYNSRLDEVQASILRIKLNNLDEYIDKRIKKAKNYEELFELHNLNEDLSYPAYFNDRTHVYHQYVVTLNNPKDRNKLKKFLENKSVGTSIYYPLGLHLQKCFENLGYKEGDFPVAEKASKSTIALPMFPELTKKEQEYVVKCIKEFFSK, from the coding sequence ATGAAAGATAAGATGGAGGTTCCTCTTTTTGATTTAACAAGGCAATATGAAAAATTGAGAAAAGATGTTCTGAAGAAGTTGGATGCCGTTTTCACTTCTGGAAACGTGGTTATGGGAAGTAATGTAAAAGCCTTAGAAGAGGAAATTGCGAAGTATATAAACGTAAAGTATGCTATCGGTGTTGCTAATGGTTCTGATGCCCTAAGAATATCGGTTCAAGCTCTGGGTATAAAAGAAGGAGATTACGTTATCACCACACCATATACTTTTTTTGCAACTGCAAGTGCAATTGTACTGAATGGAGCCACTCCTATATTTGTGGATATAGAAGATAAATACTACAACCTTGATTTGGATAAAGTCGAAGATTTGCTTGAAAATCATCCGGAAAAAGAAAAAATTAAAGCAATTATTCCTGTACACCTTTTTGGAAAAACCGTTGATTTAGAGAGATTGGAAAAAATAAGAGAGAATTACAACGTAAAAATCATAGAAGATGCCGCTCAATCTATTGGGTCTGTATGGCAGTACAAGAATGGCGAAAGAAAATTTAGTGGTAGTATAGGAGATTTGGGTATTTTTTCTTTCTTCCCAACAAAAAATCTGGGTGGTTATGGTGATGGTGGAATGGTTGTTACAAACGACGCGGATTTGGCAGATAAGGTCAGAAAATTAAGAGTCCATGGTGCAGCAAAAAAATATTATCACGATGAAGTTGGTTACAATTCAAGATTAGACGAAGTTCAAGCCTCAATATTGAGAATAAAACTAAACAATTTAGATGAATACATTGATAAAAGAATAAAAAAGGCAAAAAATTATGAAGAATTATTTGAATTACATAACCTCAACGAAGATTTAAGTTATCCTGCTTATTTTAACGATAGAACCCATGTCTATCACCAATATGTTGTCACTTTGAATAACCCCAAAGATAGGAATAAATTAAAAAAATTCTTAGAAAATAAAAGTGTTGGAACATCGATATACTATCCTCTTGGTTTGCACCTTCAAAAGTGCTTTGAGAACTTGGGTTATAAAGAAGGGGACTTCCCTGTAGCTGAAAAGGCATCTAAATCGACGATAGCTTTGCCAATGTTTCCAGAGCTCACCAAAAAAGAGCAGGAATACGTAGTTAAATGTATTAAAGAGTTTTTTTCAAAATAG
- a CDS encoding nucleotide sugar dehydrogenase, which produces MALLDKIKDKTAKVGVIGLGYVGLPLAVEKAKAGYPVLGFDIQKEKVEKVNKGINYIGDIVNSELEKLVEDGYLSATTDYDRIKECDCVMICVPTPLNKYKQPDLSFVVDSTKEVAKRLHPEMLIVLESTTYPGTTEEVILPLLQEYGFKVGKDFYLAFSPERVDPGNLIYKTKNTPKVVGGVTEKCTLHAKTLYENVLNAGVFTVSSPKEAEMSKILENTFRIVNIGLINEMAILAKKMGINIWQVIDAAATKPFGFMPFYPGPGVGGHCIPIDPFYLTYKAREFDYHTRIIELAGEINDYMPEYVIERLMDILNENKKCLNGSKILMLGVSYKNDIDDLRESPALKILELLEKKGAEVKIHDPYIKNFSHKGIEYKTVDLTKELLEESDAVLITTGHKKVDYNFVLENADIVFDTKNITKGLREKYPEKVSLL; this is translated from the coding sequence ATGGCATTACTAGACAAAATAAAAGATAAAACGGCAAAGGTAGGGGTAATAGGTTTAGGTTATGTGGGTTTACCTCTTGCGGTAGAAAAGGCAAAGGCAGGGTACCCTGTTTTAGGGTTCGATATTCAAAAAGAAAAGGTTGAAAAGGTCAACAAAGGAATAAATTATATTGGAGATATTGTAAATTCAGAGTTAGAAAAGCTAGTTGAAGATGGTTATCTAAGCGCCACAACTGATTATGATAGAATAAAGGAATGCGATTGTGTTATGATATGTGTTCCAACTCCTTTGAATAAATACAAACAACCTGATTTAAGTTTCGTTGTTGATTCAACAAAAGAGGTAGCAAAAAGGCTTCATCCAGAAATGTTAATTGTTTTAGAAAGCACTACATATCCAGGAACCACCGAAGAAGTAATTCTGCCATTATTACAAGAATATGGGTTTAAGGTTGGAAAAGATTTTTATTTAGCTTTTAGTCCAGAGAGGGTAGATCCAGGAAATTTGATTTACAAGACCAAAAATACACCAAAAGTAGTCGGTGGAGTTACCGAAAAATGTACTTTACATGCAAAAACCCTCTATGAAAACGTATTAAACGCTGGTGTTTTCACCGTATCGTCCCCTAAGGAAGCAGAGATGTCAAAGATTTTGGAAAATACCTTTAGAATAGTGAATATTGGTCTCATCAATGAAATGGCTATTTTAGCAAAGAAAATGGGAATAAATATCTGGCAGGTAATAGACGCAGCTGCTACAAAGCCTTTTGGGTTCATGCCTTTTTATCCCGGACCAGGTGTGGGCGGCCATTGTATTCCAATAGATCCTTTTTATTTAACGTATAAAGCTAGAGAGTTTGACTATCACACAAGGATAATAGAATTGGCAGGGGAAATAAACGATTATATGCCCGAGTACGTAATCGAAAGACTAATGGACATTTTAAACGAAAATAAAAAGTGTTTGAATGGTTCCAAAATATTGATGTTAGGGGTGAGTTATAAAAACGATATAGACGATTTAAGAGAGTCTCCTGCATTGAAAATTTTGGAGCTTTTGGAAAAAAAGGGTGCAGAAGTAAAGATTCATGACCCATATATAAAAAATTTTTCTCACAAAGGAATAGAGTATAAAACGGTAGATTTAACAAAAGAATTGTTAGAGGAATCAGATGCGGTCTTAATTACTACCGGACATAAAAAGGTGGATTACAATTTTGTTTTGGAAAATGCCGATATAGTTTTCGATACAAAAAATATCACAAAAGGACTTAGAGAGAAGTATCCAGAAAAAGTTTCTCTATTATAA
- a CDS encoding Gfo/Idh/MocA family protein: MLKLAVIGCGRIAQKKHTEAIIKNSDIIENVAVCDLKEERAEQFAGKVENSGLNKPEIYTDYSKLLKRTDIDAVAIATESGNHYEITMEAMQNNKHVLVEKPMALSTKHMNEMIEFAKRKNLKLGVCFQNRFNPPIQELRKKITTNSFGRILHGQASIRWNRNEEYYKQAKWRGTWEYDGGTLMNQCTHNIDLLLWNMGSEIDEIYGVIKNFTHPYIEAEDFGGAIIKFKNGSVGIIEGSANIYPKNLEETLSIFGEKGTVVIGGLAVNKIKHWRFEGEDGHPFQNLPDPDTVYGSGHIPLYRDFYQSIEEDREPFINGDEGKKAVEAVLGIYNSALLDRPVKFPIDFSTIEMKGDIKSI, from the coding sequence GTGCTTAAATTGGCTGTAATAGGTTGTGGAAGAATTGCTCAAAAAAAACACACAGAAGCGATCATAAAAAATTCTGATATTATTGAAAACGTGGCTGTTTGCGATTTAAAAGAAGAAAGAGCAGAACAATTTGCCGGTAAGGTAGAAAATTCTGGATTAAACAAACCAGAAATATACACGGATTACAGTAAATTGTTGAAAAGAACCGATATAGATGCCGTGGCAATAGCCACCGAAAGTGGAAATCACTATGAAATCACCATGGAAGCCATGCAAAACAACAAACATGTATTAGTGGAAAAACCAATGGCCCTATCAACAAAACATATGAACGAGATGATAGAGTTTGCAAAAAGGAAAAATTTAAAGTTAGGTGTTTGTTTTCAAAATCGGTTCAACCCACCTATACAAGAATTAAGAAAAAAAATTACAACAAATTCATTTGGAAGGATTCTCCACGGTCAAGCTTCCATTAGGTGGAATAGAAACGAAGAATATTATAAGCAAGCAAAATGGAGGGGCACTTGGGAATACGACGGGGGCACGTTGATGAACCAATGTACGCACAATATAGACTTGCTATTGTGGAATATGGGCTCTGAAATAGATGAAATATACGGTGTTATTAAGAACTTCACGCATCCTTATATAGAAGCCGAGGATTTTGGAGGAGCAATAATAAAATTTAAAAACGGTTCCGTAGGAATTATAGAAGGGTCAGCAAATATATATCCAAAAAACTTGGAAGAAACTCTATCGATATTTGGAGAAAAAGGCACAGTGGTTATCGGTGGTTTAGCGGTGAATAAGATAAAACATTGGAGATTTGAAGGAGAAGATGGACATCCATTTCAAAATCTCCCAGATCCTGATACGGTTTATGGGAGCGGGCACATTCCACTTTACAGAGATTTTTATCAATCGATAGAAGAAGATCGAGAACCTTTCATTAACGGTGACGAAGGGAAAAAGGCTGTAGAAGCTGTTTTGGGAATTTACAACTCTGCCCTTTTGGACAGACCTGTGAAATTTCCAATCGATTTTTCAACGATAGAAATGAAGGGGGATATAAAGTCAATCTAG
- a CDS encoding mandelate racemase/muconate lactonizing enzyme family protein has translation MRITDLKFEKIKIKLKKPFVISRGATEYCESVLVKITTDEGYYGFGEATPSRSVTGESIDSVTFVLKTFKEILIGQDPLAIERIHYILNKAIAGNTAAKAAVDIALYDIKGKVMQEPLYKLLGGFENKVQTDITIGIGAPQEMANEAKESVDKGFNILKIKTGVDLKNDIEAIRLIRNSVGDNVRLKIDANQGWNIHDTLTAIKMIENYNVEAVEQPLADWDFDGSALLRKKADMKIILDESVHNAHDAMHAMKKDSADMINIKLMKSGGLYEAEKINAIAESAGINCMVGCMVETKVALTAGASLVAAKRNITDADLDSFMYYEEFEGIKGGFEVKGDTIILLDKPGLGIEINM, from the coding sequence ATGAGAATAACAGATTTAAAATTTGAAAAAATCAAAATTAAACTCAAAAAACCTTTTGTTATTTCGCGAGGAGCAACGGAGTATTGTGAATCGGTGCTTGTAAAAATAACTACTGATGAAGGATACTACGGTTTTGGAGAAGCTACTCCTTCTCGTTCGGTAACGGGGGAAAGTATCGATAGTGTAACATTTGTTCTTAAAACATTCAAAGAAATATTAATAGGGCAGGATCCACTCGCAATAGAAAGAATACATTATATATTGAACAAAGCAATTGCAGGAAATACAGCAGCAAAAGCAGCGGTTGATATCGCTCTCTACGATATAAAAGGGAAAGTGATGCAAGAACCTCTTTATAAGCTTCTTGGTGGATTTGAAAACAAAGTACAAACAGATATCACGATAGGGATTGGTGCACCACAAGAAATGGCAAACGAAGCCAAAGAGAGCGTAGATAAAGGATTTAATATATTAAAAATCAAAACTGGCGTTGATCTTAAAAACGACATTGAAGCTATCAGGCTAATAAGAAATAGCGTGGGAGATAACGTAAGATTGAAAATAGATGCCAACCAAGGATGGAATATACACGATACGTTAACCGCAATCAAAATGATAGAAAATTACAACGTTGAAGCCGTTGAGCAGCCGTTAGCCGATTGGGATTTTGATGGGTCTGCACTTTTGCGAAAAAAGGCTGATATGAAGATAATTTTAGATGAATCAGTTCATAACGCTCATGATGCAATGCATGCAATGAAAAAAGATAGTGCCGATATGATCAACATAAAACTGATGAAAAGTGGAGGGCTTTACGAAGCTGAAAAGATTAACGCAATTGCAGAATCTGCTGGAATTAATTGTATGGTTGGATGTATGGTAGAAACAAAGGTGGCCCTTACTGCGGGGGCAAGCTTAGTCGCAGCTAAGAGAAATATAACAGATGCTGATTTAGATTCCTTCATGTATTATGAAGAATTTGAAGGAATAAAAGGTGGATTTGAAGTAAAAGGAGATACAATAATTCTTTTGGACAAACCTGGTTTAGGAATAGAAATCAATATGTGA
- the iadA gene encoding beta-aspartyl-peptidase yields MLTLIKNATVYSPKALGKKDILIGGEKILELVDSIELNSNLKVEIIDAEDYIVVPGFIDSHVHITGGGGEGGYSTRTPEIFVSKIVNSGITTVVGVLGTDNATRSMQNLIAKAKALKQEGISCYTYTGSYHFPIKTFTGRIIDDLVFIEEIIGVGEVAISDHRGSQPTLEELIRLTSEARVGGILSKKAGIVNIHVGRGEKFIQILIDVVENSELPITQFLPTHMNKGEKALKTCKNFIEMGGRIDFTTSSSKKKDKEDPSKPSKALKLLLEDGVSIDNISFSSDGQGSLPQFDDKGNYLGLTVADVGTLFEEVKDCVLQQDIPLEEALKVITINPANFLKLENKGQIKENFDADIVFLDKSNLEIKKVMARGRTI; encoded by the coding sequence TTGCTTACCCTCATAAAGAATGCAACGGTTTACTCACCGAAAGCTTTAGGGAAAAAAGATATATTAATTGGTGGAGAAAAAATCTTAGAACTAGTCGATTCGATAGAATTAAATTCTAATCTTAAAGTTGAAATTATCGATGCTGAGGATTATATAGTAGTTCCAGGTTTTATAGACTCTCACGTTCATATAACAGGAGGAGGTGGAGAAGGGGGATACAGCACAAGAACCCCAGAGATATTTGTTTCTAAGATAGTAAATTCTGGAATTACTACCGTAGTAGGTGTTTTGGGAACCGACAACGCAACTCGAAGTATGCAAAACTTAATCGCAAAAGCAAAAGCATTAAAACAAGAAGGAATAAGCTGCTACACGTATACGGGTTCTTATCATTTTCCTATAAAAACTTTTACCGGCAGAATTATAGACGATTTGGTTTTCATTGAAGAAATAATAGGTGTTGGAGAAGTCGCTATTTCAGACCATAGAGGTTCCCAACCAACCTTAGAAGAACTGATAAGATTGACTTCAGAAGCTCGAGTGGGCGGAATTTTATCAAAAAAGGCAGGCATTGTAAATATTCACGTTGGCAGAGGAGAAAAATTTATTCAAATATTGATAGATGTTGTTGAAAATTCAGAATTACCTATTACACAGTTCCTTCCAACTCACATGAACAAGGGAGAAAAAGCTCTTAAAACATGTAAAAATTTTATAGAAATGGGTGGAAGAATAGATTTCACAACTAGTTCGTCAAAAAAGAAAGACAAAGAAGATCCATCAAAACCATCTAAAGCTTTGAAACTTTTGTTGGAAGATGGGGTAAGTATTGACAATATATCATTCTCATCCGATGGACAGGGGAGTTTACCACAGTTCGATGACAAAGGAAATTATTTAGGTTTAACAGTAGCAGATGTAGGTACACTCTTTGAAGAGGTTAAGGATTGTGTATTACAACAAGATATCCCTTTAGAAGAAGCTTTAAAGGTTATCACTATCAATCCTGCAAATTTTCTTAAATTAGAAAACAAAGGCCAAATAAAAGAAAACTTTGATGCCGATATAGTGTTCTTAGATAAAAGTAATCTGGAAATAAAAAAGGTTATGGCAAGGGGTCGAACTATTTAA
- a CDS encoding FeoA family protein: protein MLIPLHNLFIGQKGKIVSLNIEGESTKNRLIAMGITPGKFIELAHVSPFGDPLVFKIGEKKVVLRRSEASRIIVDVPYKVFNLLESEIGKYEIIDIKGGRNFVEEMKSMGLYKGVNINLVNKLGNRIIIDVDGKKYELGRGRASKIFCKKVE from the coding sequence TTGCTAATTCCTTTACACAACCTGTTTATTGGACAGAAGGGAAAGATAGTGAGTTTAAACATTGAAGGAGAAAGTACTAAAAATCGTCTTATCGCAATGGGAATTACTCCAGGTAAATTTATAGAATTAGCCCATGTTTCTCCTTTTGGGGATCCTTTAGTATTTAAAATTGGAGAAAAAAAAGTAGTTTTAAGAAGGAGCGAAGCTTCTAGGATCATTGTAGATGTTCCTTACAAAGTATTCAACCTTTTGGAAAGTGAAATTGGAAAATATGAAATTATCGATATTAAAGGCGGAAGGAATTTTGTAGAAGAAATGAAAAGTATGGGGTTGTATAAAGGAGTTAATATTAATTTAGTTAATAAGCTTGGGAATAGGATAATTATAGATGTTGATGGGAAAAAATACGAATTGGGCAGGGGAAGAGCTTCCAAGATATTTTGTAAAAAGGTGGAATAA